Proteins encoded within one genomic window of Tigriopus californicus strain San Diego chromosome 12, Tcal_SD_v2.1, whole genome shotgun sequence:
- the LOC131892065 gene encoding uncharacterized protein LOC131892065, translating to MLRYFQLLLVIIFVGLSAVSSRDSKSSDTPADREGKLLSLFQIVRFPNEPCIGQASKNGTCYTADECTSKGGTNAGTCAQGYGVCCTFTESCGATSNENCTYFESSGGEIGACQLKICPCSDNICQLRLDFNQFMITGPSTSTVIVSAHKGGVIGAPGATKPISLASRCLTDTFSVLTPSGQSPPSICGINTGEHMYVDSSATCNDLVFQLGNTAQGTGVGQRQWSIKFTQYNCDYPNLAPDGCTQYYFGASMDTVQTYNFAGGQHLANQDQNICIRRERGNCRICYATVMESDFMTSGMATKMAIAKPSSCCGYGTAGTGTNFDCVIIPGALNPAMLSMQGMFSQFCGRSAGIQNTISTVGSMMSKTICTDRQPFNIRFLSDAFEGDMEILMGVMSGFKLTYLQTSNGCNN from the exons ATGTTGCGATATTTTCAGTTGTTATTGGTTATTATATTTGTCGGCCTAAGCGCCGTGAGTTCACGGGACTCGAAATCTTCTGACACCCCAGCGGACCGAGAGGGGAAACTAC TATCTTTGTTCCAAATCGTGAG ATTTCCGAACGAGCCCTGCATCGGCCAAGCCAGCAAGAACGGAACCTGTTACACGGCCGATGAGTGCACCTCCAAGGGAGGAACCAATGCAGGCACTTGTGCCCAAGGCTATGGAGTCTGCTGTACCT TTACTGAAAGCTGTGGTGCCACCTCTAACGAAAATTGCACCTACTTTGAGTCGTCCGGAGGGGAAATTGGGGCCTGTCAGCTCAAGATCTGTCCTTGTAGTGACAACATCTGCCAG CTCCGTCTGGATTTCAACCAATTCATGATCACGGGCCCCTCCACGTCCACCGTGATCGTCAGTGCTCATAAGGGAGGCGTGATTGGAGCCCCAGGAGCCACCAAACCCATTTCTTTAGCCTCACGATGTCTGACTGATACCTTCTCCGTTCTCACCCCGTCTGGCCAATCTCCGCCCTCAATCTGCGGCATCAACACGGGCGAACACA TGTATGTGGACTCAAGTGCTACTTGCAACGACCTGGTTTTCCAATTGGGAAACACGGCTCAAGGAACGGGCGTCGGACAACGCCAATGGAGCATCAAG TTCACCCAATACAATTGTGATTATCCCAATTTGGCACCTGATGGCTGCACGCAATACTATTTCGGAGCCAGTATGGACACCGTTCAGACCTACAATTTTGCAGGTGGACAGCATTTGGCCAATCAAGACCAAAACATTTGTATCAG GCGTGAACGGGGAAATTGCCGGATCTGTTACGCCACAGTCATGGAATCTGACTTCATGACATCGGGCATGGCCACGAAAATGGCGATTGCAAAG CCATCGTCTTGTTGTGGATATGGAACGGCGGGAACTGGCACCAACTTCGATTGCGTCATCATTCCTGGAGCTTTGAACCCTGCCATGTTGTCCATGCAAGGCATGTTCAGCCAATTCTGTGGACGCTCGGCTGGAATTCAAAACACAATCTCGACTGTCGGCAGCATGATGTCCAAAACCATCTGCA CCGACCGACAGCCCTTCAATATTCGCTTCTTGTCCGACGCCTTTGAAGGAGACATGGAAATCTTGATGGGAGTGATGTCCGGATTCAAGCTGACCTATCTTCAAACTTCGAATGGTTGCAATAATTAA